CGACCCACACGCTGCTCGAGTTCCAGGCGCTCGAGCCGCGGCTCGGGGCGGGCGCGCGCATCGCGCTCGACGAGGCCGCGCTGCCGGGCGCGCGGCTGCTCCTGGGCCCATGCCGGAAGGGCAAGCTCCTCGTGCCGTATCTCCTGGCCTCGCCGGTCTGGCGCGTGAGCGCGCACCCGCGCACCAGTGAGTCGATGGTCTCGGCGCTGTACGACCGCGTGGGCGCGCGCGCGGACGCCGACTACGAGGACCCCGACTACGTGGCCGCGCTCGAGCGCGGGCTCGCGCCCGTGCGCTAGGGCGTCTCGTCGGGGGCGATCTTCCAGATCACCAGATGGTCCTCGTGCTCGAGGTAGTCCCGGTAGCGCGAGCCGCGGTAGACCTCCTGGTCGCGCCGCACCACCAGGTCACTCGTGTGACCGCCCTCGAAGTGACACGGATAGCGCAGCACGAAGCGGTCGTAGAAGCCCTCGTTCAAGCCCTGCACCGAGTGCTGCACCAGATAGGCCACGTGGTGGCGGTCGAGATACTGCTGGAGCTCGCCCCGACACAGCGTCTCCTGGAACTGGAAGCTGCTCACTACGCCATCGAGGTTCACCACGCCGCGCTCCGAGAAGTAGCTGAACGCGCCGCTGTCCTTCATGGCGAACAAGGCGTCCTTCGGCAGCGTCTTGGCCGCCCACTCACCCGCCTCGCGCGTCGCGCCCGTGAAGGCCAGGTGCAGGCGCGAGATCGACGCGTACTGGCTCACGATCAGCACCCACGCGACCAGGCCGAGCCCCGCCCGCAGCGCGATCTCCGGCAGGAGGTCCTGGAGGCGGCGCGCGATCACCCCCGCCGCGACCGCGCCGACCGGCATGAACAGCACGTAGTGCCAGGCGAACACCGCCCAGCGCATGAACCACATGGCGTGAAGCGCCTGGAGGGAGAGCCCAGCCACGAGCGGCACCAGCAGGCGTCCCAGGCGCCGCTCCGACGGCCGCGCCAGCGCCAGTCCGGCCCCGGCCGCGCCGAGCGTCAAGAGCGCGAGCCAGGGCAGCCCCACGTTCGCGCGCACGAACTCCGGGTTCGAGAAGCTCGTCTTGAGCGACCCGCTGATCGGCACCAGGTGCCCGAAGCGCTCGAAGTTCCAGAGCAGGTACGGGACCAGCATCAGCACGGCGGGGCCGAACAGCACGGCGGACTTCCGGGCCGTCCGCGAGATCCGCGCCACCAAAGAAGCCGGCCCCGCGAGGAGTCCGAGCAGGAGTGCGTTCCCGGCCAGCGCCACCGCGACGAAGACCGCGTCGAGCCGCGCCAGAAGCAGGAGCCCCAGCCAGACCCCCGCGCGCAGGTCGCGCAGCCGAGGCTCCGGGCGTTCCAGCGCGCCGCCCGCGAACAGCTCCCGGACGAGCAGCAGGAACACCAAGAGGACGAGCGCCGCCTCCATGCCCGACACCAGCACGTTCAGGAACGGCGGCACGAGCAACACGGCCGTGCCGAAGCACGCCGGCCGGAAGCCGCAGGTCGTGCGCAGCAGGTCGAAGAGCAGACCGCCGGAGACGCAGGTCAAGAGCACCACGAAGACCTGGGCCAGCCCCAGCAACACGTGGGTGTCGCCAGAGCACAGCCACGCGACGGGCACGAGCAGCCACATCCAGAGCGGCTGGAAGCCGTTGGTGAGCGAGATTCCGTCGACGGTGAATCCGCGACCCGCCGCGACATTGCGGGCGATTACGAGATAGTAGTACGCATCGTCCTCGAAACGCGGCCAGGCGGAGGCAGTGCCCCGCGCCAGCCAGGCGGAGACCCACAAGGCCAGGCATGCCCCAGCGACCCCCACAGCACCCCACAGCACGAAGCTCCGAGCCCGCAGCGCGGGCGCGGCCGACTTGCGCTTGGCTGCTCTTCCGGAACGCTGCGGTTTGGCCTGCATTTCCATGTGGGGTGGTCGCGAGGCAGTGCGAAGTGAGCCGCCTTTGAGCTCGACCGCCCGGCCCCGGAGCTCGCTGCGCGTGACTGCGGCGTGGGGGATCTTACTCGCCGGCTGCGCCGCCGTGCTGACTCTGGTGGATACGCTCTTGATTGCGCGCACCACGGGTCTCTTCACCGGCGGCTTCCTGGTCGAGGGCGCCCGGCGCACGCCGGCCCAGATCGCCGCGTTCCTGCTGGATTCGCTCGCCCTGGACGCGACGCTGGTGCTGGGCGCATGGCTCGTCGCCCTGCCGCTCCTGCGTCGCACGCGGCTCCTGGGCCTGCAGAGACTCGCGGTGGCCGCGCTGGCGGTGCTGGTGCCGGCCTTCGGCTTCCTCTACGTGCGCTACCGCCTGTTCCTCTACCTGGGCAAGATCCTCGATCCCGGGCTGTGGCTGGCGCTGGCGGGCGGGTCGCCGCTCGAGTGGATCGCGCAGGGCGAGGCGCAGATCACGCCGGTGGCGTTGGCGATCGGCGCGGTCGCGCTGTCGGGAGCGCTGGGCGTGCGCGTGCTGCGGCCGCTCGCGTGGCGCGCCGAGCCACGCGGTGGCTGGGAGGTCCCGGCCGCGCTGACGCTCGCGGCGGGCTTCCTGTGCGCGTCGGGTCTCTCGATCGCGGTGCTCTCGAGTGAGTGCGCGCACGGCGGCACCAGCTGCGATGCGCTCGAGAGCAAGGCGTCGGGCGCTGTCCTGTTGCCGCTCTTCCAGCGCGCGACCGACTTCGACTTCGACGGCTACGGCATGTTCGCCCCGCTGGCCGACCCCGCGCCCTTCGACGCCACCAGGCACCCGTACGCGCTCGACCTGCCCGGCGACGGCATCGACCAGAACGGGCTGGCGGGCGACCACCCGGCCGACTACCGGCGTCCGCCGGACGGCTTCGTCGACCGGCCCGTCTTCCGCCGCAAGCCGAGCCTCTTGATCGTGTTTCTCGAGGGCGTGCGCGCGGACGTGGTCGGCGCGCAGCTCGCCGGCAAGCCCGTGACTCCCTTCCTCGAGAGACTCTCGGCCGAAGGCGCGCGCTCCGAGCGCTTCTACGCCAACTCGCCCTACACGGCGCGCTCGCGCGGGCAGCTCGTGGGCGGGAGACTCGCGCCCTATCCGGGCCAGTCGACGCTGGTCGACGACTTCCACGCCAACGGCTACGAGGTGGCCTGGATCTCGGGGCAGGACGAGTCCTTCGGCTCCGACGAGAGCAAGATGCTGGGCCTGGAGCGCGTCGACTCGTACTTCGACGCGCGCAGCGACGCCGCGCACTCGGTGGCGCGCTACGGCACGACCGGCAGCTTGATGCTCTCGTGGAAGCGCGTGAACGCCGAGGTCGAGTCGTATCTCGGCCGCCGCACCGGCGATCGCCCGCTGTTGCTCTACGTGAACTACGGAGACACCCACTTCCCGTACGACCACCGCGAGCTCGACGACGTGCTGGGCGTGCCGCGCCTGGGCGTGCGGCAGATCCGGCCCGACGACCCGGCCGGCGTGTACGCCACCTACGCCAACGCCACGGCGAACGTCGACCGCGCGCTCGAGCGGCTGGTGGCGCTGTGGCGCGCGCACGCCGGACCCGACGCCGCGGTGCTCGTGACCTCGGACCACGGCGAGGCGCTGTTCGAGAGCGGCGCGCTCGGTCACGGCCTGTCGCTCGACGCGACACAGACGCGTGTACCCCTGGTGGTGGTCGGGCTGGGCGGCGACTGGCCCGAGCCGGCGGCCATCAGTGACCTGCGCGGCGAGCTCCAGCGCGCGCTCGCCAGCAACGGCGCCACGCGCCCCCGCTTCGTTCCCGAGCCCGGGCGGCGCGTGCTGCAGTACATGGCGCTGGTCGAACGGCCGCGGCTTTTGTGTCTGCGCGGCCTCGACACGGAGCTGCGCTACGACACCACCGACCCCCCGCCCCCCGAGAGCGAGGACTTCCGCCAGATGGTCTGGTGGTGGGAGAGCCTGCAGCTAGAGCGGGCGCGCGCGGCGCGCGTCGAGTAGCTCGCGCAGGCGCGGGCCGAGCCGCGACCAGACGCGCTGCGCCACGGCCGCGTGACCCGCGGGCGAGAGGTGTACGTCGTCGACGAAGTCCGAAGGTCCGAGCTCGCTGCGCACGTCGATCGGGTCGGGAAACAGCGCTTCGTAGGGGCCCCAGTAGCTCGGCTTGGGCTCCTGCGTCGGACGCGACTCCACGAACACCGCCAGGAACGGCGTGGCCGGGAAGCGCGCCAAGACGCCGCGCACGGCGTCCACGTTCGCCTGCAGTGACTCGTTGGTGAGCGGCAGGCCGGGGATGCGCTGGGCGCGCAGCTTGAGCAAGAGCGTGCCCAGCCGCAGCGCGGGCGCGCGGTCGACGATGCCGACCTTGTCCATGGTGGCGAACGGCCGGCGCAGGTCGATCGCGGGGAACACGGGCAGGACCAGGTCGGCGTCGAGCGTGCCGTGCGCGTCGAGCCAGGCGACCCAGTTCTGCGGCGACCAGCCCGGCGCGGACACGTTCACGGCCTCGAGCTCGAGGCCTTCGTTGGCGGCCAGTGCTTCGACGCGGCGGCAGAAGAGCTCGTACTCGTGCACGCGCCCGCCGCCGTAGGTGACCGAGTCACCGGCGAAGATCACGCGCAGGAGGCCGGGCGGCTTGGGGTTGCGCAGCTCGGGGCCGCGCAGCCCGAGCGAGTTGATCGCGATCACGTCGCCCCAGGTCGAGATGCGCTGCGACGGCCGCATGAGATAGCCGAAGCGCGGATCGGCCTGGTAGGTCATGACCTCGCCGAAGCCGAAGATGCGCAGCGCCGCCTCGGCCGACCCGAGCACGAGAAACAGACTCGCCGCCGCCAGTCCCAGCCGCGCGGCGAGCCGGCTCACGGCTCTTGCGCGAAGCGCGCGCGCAGCGCCTCGGGAATGCGCGCCGGCTTGAGCGTCTTCGCGTCGACGTAGGCCCAGATCGACACCGCCTCGACCAGGAGCGCACCGTCGCAGGCGCGCGTGAAACGCGAGCGCCGATCGCTCTTCGCGCCGGTCATGGCGTGGACCCAGGTCTCCTCGACGATCTCCTCGCCGGGCAGGGCGGGGCGGCGGTAGTCGAGCTCGTGCCGGCGCACGATCCACAGCGCGCCCTGGCCGCGCAGCGCGTCGAGACCCGAGCCGTGCAGCGACGCGTGCGCCACCGCGAGCTCCGCCACGAAGTGCACCCAGCGCACGTTGTTCACGTGACCCAGCTCGTCGACGTCGTCGGGGCGAATCACGCGCGTGCGGCGGAAGATCTCGGTCATGCCGGGTTCGCTCAGGGCTCTTGCAACAGCGCCGCGCAGTAGTCGCGGTAGGGCGACGCCGGCATGGCGCGCAGCGTGCGCTCGAGGCCGGCGGCGTCGAGGAAGCCGCGCCGGAAGGCGACCTCCTCGAGACAGGCGATCTTGAGCCCCTGGCGCTGCTCGATCGTGGCGATGAAGTTCGCGGCCTCGAGCAGGCTCTCGTGCGTGCCCGTGTCGAGCCAGGCGATGCCGCGCCCCAGCCGCACCGCGCGCAGCTCGCCGCTCTCGAGATAGCCGCGGTTCAGGTCGGTGATCTCGAGCTCGCCCCGCGGCGACGGGCGCAGTGACTTCGTGCGCTCGACCACGCTCTCGTCGTACAGGTAGATCCCGGGCACCGCCAGGTTCGAGCGCGGCTGCTTGGGCTTCTCGACCAGTGACACGACCTTGCCGGCCTCGTCGAACTCGACCACGCCGTAGCGCTGCGGGTCGCGCACCGGATAGCCGAAGATCACCGCGCCGGAGCGGAACTCGCGCACGATCTCGTCCAGGCGCATGCGGCCGTAGAACAGGTTGTCACCCAGGATCAGCGCCACGCGACTGCCGGCGATGAAGCGCTCGCCCACCAGAAACGCCTGCGCGATGCCCTTGGGCTCGGGCTGCACGGCGTAGGAGATCGAGATACCCCAGGCCGAGCCGTCGCCGAGCAGAGACTGGAAGCGCGGCACGTCTTGGGGGGTCGAGATCAACAGGATCTCGCGGATGTCCGCCAGCATGAGCGTCGCCAGCGGGTAGAAGATCATCGGCTTGTCGTAGACCGGCTGCAGCTGCTTGCTCGCGACTTGCGTGATCGGATGCAGCCGCGTGCCCGCGCCGCCGGCGAGAACGATTCCCTTCATGGGTCTCCTCGAGGTGCGCGTAGGGTACCAGAGCGGCCCCTCCGCTCCCATGATAGGTTGCGCGCGTGAATCGGCGTGTCTGGCTGCTCGTCGTCGCGGCGTCGCTCCTGTGCGGACTCTTCACGACTTATGAGCACGTGATCGCCTGCAGCATGGCCTATTTCGCCCCGGGCGCCGAGCAGCAGCGCCTGTACCTGGCCATGCTCGACGGCAGCGCGGGCAGCCCGCTGCAGTACCGCGTGCTGCCCGCGGGGCTCGAGTGGCTGTTCGTGCGCGCGAGCGGCGCGGCGGGCCTGCCGAATCACTTCGCGGTGGCGGTGATCGCGCTGCGCGCGCTGGGAGACACCACGGCCTTCGTGCTGGCGTGGGCCTACTTCCGCAAGCTCGGTCTCTCGCTGCCGAACGCGTTCATCGGCATCAGTCTCCTGGCCTGGGGCATGAGTTACAGTCATCACAACACCGACCTGCGCTTCGACTCGTATCTCGACCTGGTGTTCTATCTCGGCGCGGCGCTGTGTCTGCTCCACGGCCGCGCCCCGTGGGTCCTGCCGCTCATGCTGCTCGCGGCGCTGAACCGCGAGACCAGCGGGCTGATCCCGTTCCTGGTGCTGGCGCATGCCGGGGCCGGCGGGCCGATCCCGCGCCGCGCGTTCGCCCTGGCCGCGGGCGCGCTCGCGATCTGGCTCGCGGTGTTCGCGGGGCTGCGCTGGGCGTTCCCGCCCCAGCGGCTGATCGTGCCCGAAGGCGTGACGGGGCTCGGCTGGCCCATGCTCGCCTACAACGCGGGCCGGCTGCTCACCCCGATCCAGCTGTTCGCGGTGCTGGGCTTCGTGCCGCTGCTCGCGCTCGCCGGCTGGCGCCACTGGCCGCCCGTGCTGCGCGCGTTCGCCTGGGCGCTCGTGCCCGCGTGGCTCGTGATCCACGCCTTCGCGGCGGTGGTCGCGGAGGCGCGGCTCTTCCTGGTGCCGCAGGCGCTCGTGTTCGTGCCGGGCGCGCTGTTCCTGGCGCAGGCTAGCGGCGGCGCAGCTTGTCGATCTCGTCCGGAGTGAGTCCCGCGCGCCGCAGCACGGCCTCGGTGTCTGCGCCGAGCTCGGGCGCGGGCCGGCTCGCGGGCATGGCGTGGGCCGACATCTTGAACGGCGGACCCACGCTCTTGAACTTGCCGAGCTTGGGGTGGTCGACGCTCGAGAAGTAGCCCATCGCGGCCACCTGCGGGTCGTCGATCAGCTCGTGCATGCGCCGCACCGGCGACCAGATCAGCGGGTGACGCCGCAGCTCGGTCTCCCACTCGGCCAGGGTGCGCGTCGCGAACGCGGCGTCGAGCCGTTCGACCAGCGCGCGCGAGTTCCGGTAGCGCGCGACCGGGTCGGCGAAGCGCGGGTCCTCGACGAGTGACTCGAGCTCGATCGCCGCGCACAGCTTGGGCCAGTAACGCTGTGAGTCGACCATGACCAGCATGAGCCAGCGGTCGTCGGCCGTGCGGTAGGAGTTCCACATCGGGTTGCGCGGCGCGGCGCGGTCGTGCATGGGCGGGCTCTGGCCCGTGGCCAACACGTTCGCGAAGTCGTTGCCGGCGATGTAGAGGCCGATCTGCAGCAGCGACACCTCGATCGCCTGGCCCTCGCCCGTCCGGTCGCGCACGCGCAGCGCCGCCAGGATGCCGGCCACGAGTGACACGCCCGCGGCATGGTCGCCGACGCCCGGGCGCAGGAACGCGGGAATGGCCTCGGGCGCGCGGAACATGTCCATCATGCCGGTGCGCGCCCAGTAGGCCGTGTAGTCGAACGCCGGCGCGTCGGCCTCCTCGCCGCGCACGCCGTAGCCGTTCAGCGTGGCGTGGATGAGCTTCGGGAACTTCGCGCGCAGGGACTCGGCGTCGAGCCGGTACTTGCGCTGCCGCCCGGGCAAGAGGTTCGTGAGCACCACGTCGGCGCCGGCGATCACCCGCTCGAGCGCGGCCAGCGCCTCGGGCTTCTGCAGGTCGAGCGCGAGCGAGCGCTTTCCGCGGTTGTCCATCTCGAAGGGCGGCGCGCCGTCGAAGTCGGTCTTGTAGCCGCCCATGTGGGGCTTGGTGTGGCGGTAGAGCTCGCCCTCGGGCACCTCGACCTTCACGACCTCGGCGCCCAGGTCCGCGAGCAGGGCCCCACCCGACGGCGCGGCGACGAAGCTGGCGACCTCGATGACCCGGATCCCCTCGAGCGGCGCAACCATGAAAAGCGGTCCTCCGGGACGCATGCTATAACGCCGCGCATGGCGAAGAAGGGCGCGCGCGAAAAGATCAAGCTCGAGTCGACGGCGGGGACCGGTTTCTTCTACACGACCCGGAAGAACAAGCAGAACACCCCCGACAAGCTCGAGGTGAAGAAGTACGACCCCGTCGTGCGCAAGCACGTCGTGTTCAAAGAGGCCAAGCTCAAGTAGGCACGGCCCTGGGGCTAGAATCGCCCCGATGAACTTCGAACCGGACGCCGACTACCAGGGCATCACGGCCGAAGCCGCCAAGCTCGCCGCGCGCTTCGACGACGACTACTGGCTGCTTCACGACGAGAAGAAGCAGTTCCCCTGGGAGTTCTACAACGCCTTCGCCGAGGCCGGCTGGGTCGGCGTGCTCGTGCCCGAGAAGTACGGCGGGGCGGGGCTCGGAGTGACTCACGCGGGCGCGCTGTTGCGCGCCGTGGCGGGCAGCGCGGGCGCGATGAACGCGGCGTCGACCATGCACCTGTCGATCTTCGGCATGGGGCCGGTCATCCACCACGGCTCCGAGGCGATGAAGGAGAAGTATCTCCCGCCCACGGCGACCGGGAAGCTGCACGTCTCGTTCGGAGTCACCGAGGACGACGCCGGCACCGACACCTCGCGCATCCGCACGTTCGCGCGCCGCGACGGCGAAGGCTGGGTCGTGAACGGCAAGAAGGTCTGGAACACCAAGGCCCAGCAGGCGCAGAAGATCCTGTTGCTGGCGCGCACCACGCCCCGCGAGGAGTGCGCGCGGCGGCTCGACGGCATGACGCTGTTCCTCGCGGACCTCGACCCCAAGCACGTCGAGATCCGCGAGATCCCCAAGCTCGGCCGCAATGCCGTGAACTCGAACGAGGTGTTCATCCACGACCTGCCCGTGTCGAACGCCGACGTGGTGGGCGAGGTCGGGCGCGGCTTCTACTGCCTGCTCGACGGCATCAACCCGGAGCGGATCGTGATCTCCGCCGAGGCGGTCGGCATCGGCTTCCGGGCGCTCGAGCGGGCGGTGGCCTACGCGCGCGAGCGCATCGTGTTCGATCGGCCGATCGGCCAGAACCAGGCGATCGCCCACCCGCTCGCCGACTCGTACAGCGAGCTCGTGGCGGCGGAGCTCTTGTGGCAGAAGGCCGCGTGGACCTACGACCGGGGCGAGCCGGCCGGCCCGCTCGCCAACATGGCGAAGGTCCGCTGCGCGGACGCCTCCTTCCGGGCCTGCGACCGGGCGCTGCAGACGCTGGGCGGCTTCGGCTACGCGCGGGAATTCCACGTCGAGCGCTACTGGCGCGAGGCCCGGCTGATGCGGCTGGCGCCGATCTCCCAGGAGATGGCGCTGAACTTCGTGGCGGAGCACGTGCTGGACCTGCCTCGCTCGTATTGAAGGAGCCGCAGCCGAAGGTTGCAGGCGCGCTTGCCGCCCCCCGCGCGCTTGACCCCTTCCGGACCGCGCCAGTACCCTCCGCGCCGTCCGTTGCGGCCTGCTGGGGGCGCGCCGCCTTCTCCTCCGTGCGTTCGCGCCCTCGAGAAAGGGACCGGACCGAAGTGACTTCCCTCCCCGAAGACCGCCGGGTGGCGCTGCGCGCCGGCCGGGCCGCCGCCGTGCTGGCGGGGGCCGCCTGGCTCTTGATCGTGATCGGCGCGCTCGTGCGCGCGCACGGGGCGGGTCTCTCGTGCCCGGACTGGCCGCTGTGTCACGGACGGCTCGTGCCCGATTTCGACGCGCGCATCGCGCTCGAGTGGGGTCACCGGCTGTTCGCGGGGACCTTGGGCTTCGGCGTGGCCGGCGTGGCGCTCGCGCTCTTGCGCCGGCGCGCGCTGCGGGCGCGCTTCGCGCGCTCGCTCGCGGCGATCTTCGCGCTGCTCGGCACGCAGATCGTGCTGGGCGGACTCACCGTGCTGCTCGGGCTCGCGCCCTGGACGGTGACTGCGCACCTCGTGACCGGGAATCTGTTTGCGCTCGCGCTCGCCTGGCTGGCGCGCGACCTGCTCGACGCCGCGCGCGAGACGCCGCGCCCGCGCGCGAGTCTCTCGCCCTCGAGCGCGCGGCTGGTCTGGCTGACCGGCGCGCTCGTGGCGCTGCAGGTCGTGCTGGGCGGGCTCGTGTCGAGTCACTATGCGGGCCTGGCGTGCGCGACCTTCCCGCTGTGCAACGGCGACTCGCTCGCGCCCACGCTCAGCGGCCCGGTCGGGCTGCACGTGCTGCACCGCACGAACGCCTACGCGCTGGCCGCGGCCTACCTGGCGCTGGCCTGGCGCACGCCGGGGCTGGCGCGCGAGGGCGTGGCCCTGGTGTTCACGCAGATCATCGTGGGCGCGGCGAACGTGCTCCTGCGGCTGCCGGTCGAGGTGACCGCGCTCCACTCGGCGTTGGCGGCCGGGATCGTGCTCACCACCGGCCTGCTCGCGCGCGACGCGCTGCACGCGCGGGTCGCCCCCAAGGGAGCCGGCGCTGCGGAGCGCGGGCTGGTGGGAGCGGCGCGATGAACGCGTATCTCGCGCTGACCAAGCCCCGCCTGCTGCCGCTCGTCTTGTTCTCGGGCCTGCCCGCGCTGGTGCTGGCCGAAGGTCACTGGCCGTCGCTCGGGCTCGCGGCCTGGACGCTCCTCGGCACGGCGCTGGCGGCGGGCGCGGCGAACGCGCTCAACAGCTATCTCGAGCGCGACCTCGACGCGCGCATGCTGCGCACGCGCACGCGGCCGCTGCCGGCGGGCGTGCTGCGGCCCGAGCGCGCGCTCGCGCTCGGCTTGGTTCTGTCGGTGCTCGGCACCGGCGTGTTGTGGCTCGCGGCGGGCCCCGCGCCCGCGGGCATCGCGCTGGCCGCGATCCTCTTCTACGTGTTCGTGTACACGCTGTGGCTCAAGCCGCGCACGCCGTTCGCGGTGGTCGCGGGCGGTGTCTCGGGCGCGATCGCGCCGCTCATCGCCGACGCCGCCGCCGACGGCCGGATCTCGCTCGCCGGCTGGATCCTGTTCGCCATCATCTTCCTGTGGCAGCCGCCGCACTTCTACGCGATCGCCATGAACCACCGCGCCGACTACCAGCGCGCGGGCTTCCCGATGCTGTTCGACCGCATCGGCGACCGGGCGACCTGCCAGCGCAGCCTGCTCTGGATCCTGTCACTCCTGCCTGTGACTCTCGCGCCCGTGTGGCTGGGCATGCTCGGCTGGGGCTACGGCGCAGTGACTCTGGGGCTCTGGGCCTGGTTCTTCGCGGCGGCCGTCGGGCTGCTGCGCCGGCAGGACGCGCCAGCGGCGAAGAAGACCTTCCGCGTGTCGCTCGTGTATCTCATGGGCACGTTCCTGGCGATGCTCGTCGACCTCGCGCTGCGGAGCGCCGCATGAGTCGCGTCTGGTCCGTCCTCGTGCTGGCGGCGCTCGTCGCTGCGTGCGGGGGCGGGGAGAAGAAGAGCGAGCCCGCGGCGCCGCCCTCCACGTCGCTCGAGACCGGCACGCCGGCCACGCCCACCGCGCCGCCGCCGGCCGCGCCGGTGCCCTCGGGCAACCTGCGCGGCGACGCCGAAGCCGGTAAGGCCCTGTACGCGCAGTACTGCGCCACCTGTCACGGTGCGGGCGGCAAGGGCGACGGTCCGGTCGCGGCCACGCTCAACCCCAAGCCCGCGAATCACACCGACCACGTGTTCATGGCGGGACTCAGCGACCAGCACCTCTACCAGGTGATCTCGAAGGGCGGCGCCTCGGTCGGAAAGTCGCCGATGATGGCGCCCTGGGGCGGGGTGATCAACGATCAGGGCATCAAGGACCTGATCGCCTTCCTGCGCCAGCTCTCCAACACCTGAGGGGGTCATGGCGCGCAGGCGATTCGCGGCGCTCCTCCTGGTCGTGACCGCCGGCCTGGCTGGCTGCCTGCCGATCCCGCACACGGTGCGGGTCACGGGACGAGTGAGTGGCACGGTGACTCGCAACGAGAAGCCCGTGGCCGGCGCGCGCGTGATGGTGGCGGCCGATCCGTCGTGCATTGCGCCGGTACGTGAAGCGGTCACGAAGGAGGACGGCGCCTTCGACCTCGCACCCTTCCACAAGTGGGTGCCGATCATCGACCTGGCCTATGGAGGTGAGTCCAACCTCCCGGAATCCGTCTGCGTCGAGACACCCGAAGAGGGCCGGCGCGCCGGCTATTCGCGCGGCGGCAGCACCACGCCCGAGGACATCGTGTTGCGCTGCGAGCTCACGGTGCCGCCCAAGGGTAAGAGCGGCTGCATCGTGGTCTCGGGGCAGTGACCGTGCGCAGCCGCTGAAAGCCCCGCCCGAGAGCGTATGATGGCGCCGGATGGTGACTCGCCGCGCGGTATCGAAGAGGGCGCATCCACCTCGCCCGTCGCCCGCCGAGCTCTACGCGCAGGGCAAGAGCCTGCGCGACAAGTGCGCGCGCGGCGCGCACGCGCACTGGAAGCCCGGCTCGCGGCGGGCGAGCCCGCTCGACCTGCAGCGGCTCTCGAACGCGGGCCGGATCGAGAGCCTCGTGCCGATCCGCAACGGCCGGATGCTCAAGAGCCCGTTCTCGTTCTATCGCGGCGCTGCGCTCAACATGGCGCTCGACCTGGCGCGCTCGCCGCGCACGGGACTGCGCGTGCAGGCCTGCGGCGACGCGCACCTCTTGAACTTCGGGGGCTTCGCCACGCCGGAGCGGCGCGTGATCTTCGACATCAACGACCTGGACGAGACACTTCCCGCGCCTTGGGAGTGGGACGTCAAGCGCCTGGCCGCGAGCTTCGTGCTGGCCAGCCGCAGCAACGGCTTCACCGACCGCCGCGCGCGCGAGGCGGTGCGCGCCTGTGTCCGCTCCTATCGCGAGCGCATGCTCGAGTACGGCGAGATGCGCTCACTCGACGTCTGGTACTCGCGCATCGACCTCAGGGACGTGATCGTCGACCTCGACGACAGCGAAGCGCGCCGGCGCATCGAGAAGAGACTGGCCGAAGCGCGTGCGCGCGACGTCGTCGAGCACGACTTCCCGAAGCTCGCCGCCATGCGCGGCCAGCGGCCGGTGATTCGCGACAACCCGCCCCTGGTCTACCACCCGCAGGGCGCAGAGGAGCTGCTGGGCCGCGCGCACGCCGCCTTCCACGCCTACCGCGACTCGCTACAGGACGATCGCCGCGTGCTGCTCGACCGCTACGAGCTCGCCGACATCGCCGTGAAGGTGGTCGGCGTCGGCAGCGTGGGCACGCTGTGCGCGGTGTTGCTCATGATGGCGCGCAAGGACGACCCTCTGTTCCTGCAG
This portion of the Myxococcota bacterium genome encodes:
- a CDS encoding cytochrome c, with amino-acid sequence MSRVWSVLVLAALVAACGGGEKKSEPAAPPSTSLETGTPATPTAPPPAAPVPSGNLRGDAEAGKALYAQYCATCHGAGGKGDGPVAATLNPKPANHTDHVFMAGLSDQHLYQVISKGGASVGKSPMMAPWGGVINDQGIKDLIAFLRQLSNT
- a CDS encoding heme o synthase, with protein sequence MNAYLALTKPRLLPLVLFSGLPALVLAEGHWPSLGLAAWTLLGTALAAGAANALNSYLERDLDARMLRTRTRPLPAGVLRPERALALGLVLSVLGTGVLWLAAGPAPAGIALAAILFYVFVYTLWLKPRTPFAVVAGGVSGAIAPLIADAAADGRISLAGWILFAIIFLWQPPHFYAIAMNHRADYQRAGFPMLFDRIGDRATCQRSLLWILSLLPVTLAPVWLGMLGWGYGAVTLGLWAWFFAAAVGLLRRQDAPAAKKTFRVSLVYLMGTFLAMLVDLALRSAA
- a CDS encoding DUF2252 domain-containing protein, with the protein product MVTRRAVSKRAHPPRPSPAELYAQGKSLRDKCARGAHAHWKPGSRRASPLDLQRLSNAGRIESLVPIRNGRMLKSPFSFYRGAALNMALDLARSPRTGLRVQACGDAHLLNFGGFATPERRVIFDINDLDETLPAPWEWDVKRLAASFVLASRSNGFTDRRAREAVRACVRSYRERMLEYGEMRSLDVWYSRIDLRDVIVDLDDSEARRRIEKRLAEARARDVVEHDFPKLAAMRGQRPVIRDNPPLVYHPQGAEELLGRAHAAFHAYRDSLQDDRRVLLDRYELADIAVKVVGVGSVGTLCAVLLMMARKDDPLFLQVKEARASVLERAAGKSRYENHGQRVVCGYRLMQAASDIFLGWTVGMEGRHFYVRQLRDAKISPYVELFTPVTLVQYANLCGWALAHAHARSGEPAAIAGYLGHKDQFDRAIAKFAIAYADQTERDHEELRKAAQAGLLDVEIEGE
- a CDS encoding COX15/CtaA family protein codes for the protein MTSLPEDRRVALRAGRAAAVLAGAAWLLIVIGALVRAHGAGLSCPDWPLCHGRLVPDFDARIALEWGHRLFAGTLGFGVAGVALALLRRRALRARFARSLAAIFALLGTQIVLGGLTVLLGLAPWTVTAHLVTGNLFALALAWLARDLLDAARETPRPRASLSPSSARLVWLTGALVALQVVLGGLVSSHYAGLACATFPLCNGDSLAPTLSGPVGLHVLHRTNAYALAAAYLALAWRTPGLAREGVALVFTQIIVGAANVLLRLPVEVTALHSALAAGIVLTTGLLARDALHARVAPKGAGAAERGLVGAAR